Sequence from the Thermococcus nautili genome:
CCGTCCTTGTAGACGATGTTCGGCCTCGGCTCGTCGTTGAAGGTTCCCATCATCGCCTCGTAGACCTTCTTTAAATCCTCATCGCTCAGCTCCTTCACAGGGGTGGTTTTCTCGAAGCCGGCCCTTATGGAAATCTCCTCCGCGTACATTCCGCCCATGTTGAGCTTCCTCGCCAGAGCTCTGACGAGCTCAAGCTCCTCGTTCTCCCTCATCAGCTCAAGAAAGCGCTCGAAGCTGACCTCCAGAGGGTTTTCTCTCGCCGGCGGGAACTTGTATTCTGCCTTGGGCTTTATCGCCCTGTCCTTGTACTCCTCGTATCTCAAAGCGGCAACAATCCTGTTCTCGGAATCCACGAGGACGATGTTGCCCCTCCTGAAGAGCTCGCCGATGAGCGTGTAGTCACCGACACGAATCTTGACAATCCTGTCGAACTGGTGTTGCTCTATCGCGTCTATAAAGCCTCCGCTCAGGTGCTTTCTGAGGAGCATCGTGAAGCTCGAAGGCTGTTTCGGTGCCTCCTTGACGTAGCTCGTTAAATGAAACCTCTTTCCAGCCTGGAGGATTAAATCGGCCCTGCCTTCCTTCGTGCGGAGCTTAATCCTAATCTCGTCGCCGTCGTGATAGACCTTGTCAACGCGAGAGCCAACGAGCCACTGGAGTTCTCTCACGACGTAGCGTATATCAACTGAACTCATCTCTTCCTTCATTCTCTCACCCGAAAAGAGTAGAGGGCGGGGGTTAAAAGGTTAAAGCCTGAGCGCGAGCAGAACGAGCGCCCCCGCAATCGCGAGAGCCGCCCTGGTTGCGTCGCTTTTGTTCCCCTCAATGGCTTCGCTCAGCAGTCCGAAGGAGAGGCCGACGAGCCCCATGTCGTAGAGCACGTACGCGAGCTTCGTAAAGGCGTCCATAGGGGATGAGAGCACGCTCAGTATTGCACCCAGAAGAACGACCGCTAGGGCACCGGCTATGAACCCGCTCTCCGTTCCTGCTAGCTCCATCGCCCTCATGTTATCACCATACTCAGTTGGAACCGGAAGATAAAACGTTTTCCATGCACATTACTGGTCACGGTGACAGGTCTGTTCCGAATAAGGTTAAATACGATGAAGCTTAAACACCAACGGTGATACCATGAGAGGCTACCTAACCTTCGTCCTTCACACTCACCTTCCCTACGTCAGGAAACACGGCAAGTGGCCCTTCGGAGAGGAGTGGCTTTACGAGGCGATGAGCGAGAGCTACCTGCCCCTGCTCATGGAGTTCGAACGTTTGAGGGACTCGGGCGTTCGCTTCCAGCTCGTGGTGAACATAACGCCCGTCCTGATGGAACAGCTGGCCGACGACTACGTCAAGGCCGAGTTCGAGAAGTACCTCTTGAGGAAAATCGAAAGAACAAGGGAGGACCTCGAATCTGGCAAATATCCTGGGAAACCTGTTAAAGAGACCCTCCGCCACTTCGAGCGCGTTTACTCCTACTGGAAGGCCATAAACGGAGACGTAATCGGCAGGTTCCGGGAGCTCCAGGAGGGGGGCTACCTTGAAATAATAACCTCCCCCGCGACACACGCCTACCTTCCCCTCCTCTGGAGGGAGGAGTCGATACGCTCGCAGATAGCCAACGGAGTGGCGACCTACGAGAAGCACTTCGGAAGGAGACCGCGGGGAATGTGGGTTTCAGAGTGCGCCTACAGGCCGGGTGGAGAATGGCATCTCCCCGGCGGAAGAACCGTTGAGAGGAAGGGAATAGAGAAGTTCCTTGAGGAGTTTGGAATCGAGTACTTCTTCGTCGAGAGCAACCTCGTTGATAACGGGCCGGTGGGCGACTCCTACGGCGCCCCGGTTCCCACAGGCTCCCTCGCGACGCTCAGGCCATACTGGGTCAAGGGGTCAAACGTCGCAATCTTTGCCAGAAACCGCGAGACGGGCCATCAGGTCTGGAGCGCCCACTACGGCTACCCGGGCGACTTCCATTACCGGGAGTTCCACAGGAAGGCCGAGCGGAGCGGTAACCAGTACTGGCGCGTGACGGGCAAGGACGTTGATTTGGGCGAGAAAGACTTCTACGACCCCGAGAAGGCCCTTGAGCGGGTTGAAGAGCATGCGAGGCACTTCGTTTCCCTCGTCGAGGACCTGCTCGCGAGGTTCGAGGAGGAAACCGGCGAGAAGGGGATAATCGTTGCCCCCTACGACACAGAGCTGTTCGGCCACTGGTGGTACGAGGGAGTTAAGTGGCTTGGCAGGGTTCTTGAGCTTCTTGCCGGGAGGGGAATCAAAACGACGACGCTTTCGGCCTTCCTCTCGAACTACTCCGGGGAGAGGCTTGAGGTTGAACTTCCTGAGGGCTCGTGGGGCGCCAACGCGGACCACTCGACCTGGTGGAATCCGGAAACGGAGTGGACGTGGGAGGAAATCTACCGCGCGGAGGAGCGTATGGTCGCGCTGGCGAGCCGCTTTTACGGGAAGGACAAGCTCGGCGACAGGGCGATAGAACAGCTCGCGAGGGAGCTTCTAATCCTTGAGGCGAGCGACTGGCAGTTCCTCATAACGACGGGCCAGGCGAAGGCCTACGCCGAGAGGCGCGTTCTGCTTCACGCTAGGGACTTCCACAGGCTCGCCAACGAGGTTGTCAGGTACTTCAAGACCGGCGAGATGGACGTTTCGCTCCTTGAGGAGCTTGAGGAGCGCGACAACCCCTTCAGGCCGGTGATAGTTGCCCACTACGTCAGCGACAATCCACCTGGGCTTGAGGAGTACGTGGAGCCCCCCGAGGTGCCGCCCGAGGAGCGGGATAGGACGGAGGAAGTGGGGGGAACGTTCGTTGAGGCTGAGGTCGAGCTCGGTGAGAGCGTCTTCGAGGGTTCCGATGAGAGGTTCTACGCGAGTTCGCTCGCCTTCGTAAAGAGAAGGAAGCCGAGGGTTCCCCTCGCTAGGAGGACTGACACGAGGCTTGCCAAGAGGGTCGAGAGGATTGGAACGCCCAGGAAGCCGAAGGCCGAGAAGAAACGCCCGCGGTTGAAGCGCCTCATAGACGTCAAGGGCATTGGCCCCAAAACCCTTGCGAAGCTGAACAAGGCGGGAATAAACACACCCGAGGACCTTCTCCGTGCGAACCTTGAAGAGCTCGCGAGGAAGACTGGGATTTCAATAAAAAGGTTGAGAAGGTTCGTGGAGCAGCTTTAGAGGAAGGCGTGGCGGTGCTTGTAGAGGCCTATTATTGCGCTCACGATGAGGTAAAGCTCCACAGCCGCGAGGAGCATCAAGAATATCAGGTAGCCCTGGACGAAGCTGGGGCTCTTGCCGAATTTGCTCGCTATTTCCTGTATTTTTTCCGGTGTAATCAGATTGTATATGCTGTACCTCAGGGCCATCATACCAACGATAACAGGTATTGGTATCGCCGAGTAGGCCAGCAGAAGCCCGAGGTAGCCCCTCCTCTGGAGGGAGAGCATGGAGAGGATTATCGGAATCGCGAGGATTAGGGCAGTGATTGCGAGGAACTGGTTGAGATAGAAGCCAGTGAGCACGAAGAAAGCGGTCATTCCAAACAGATACCTCCGGTAGACCTTCTTCAGCTCCGCTAGCATCTCCGGCTTGAAGTCGTACTCTGCCGAGCGGGAGTACAGGAGTATCCTATCGGCGAGCTTCAGGTACTTCTTCTTGCCCTCCTTCTCTATGGCCTTGTCGGTGCTCATGAGCTTGAACTCCTTGGCCTTCTTGTAGAAGAACTCCGCGAGCTCCTCGTTGTCCTTCTCAACCTCCTCAGCGAGCCTCCTGAAGTTCTCGGCAGCTTCCTTAATCTTAGCCTTCACGCGTTCTTTCTCCTTCTCCGTGAGAACCGTGAGACGGTCTATTCTATCGAGGGTTGATTCAAGAACCTCGGCTGTGTCGAGCAGAATATCCTTGCTCTTCACGTTCACACCTCCAAAAGTTGAAAAGAAAGAAGGGCCTTAAGACCCTTGTGCCTTCTCGGCCTGGAGGAGCTTTCCAATGCTCCAGTACATGAGGGCAAAAATAACAAACCAGGCAAAGAGCATGTAGATTACCCAGCTTCCCATCGTCACCACCTCAGACCTTTATGATAACCTCGTTCTTCTCGAGCTCCTCGCCGTACTTCTTCTTGATGGAGTAGTAGCTCTCGATGAATCCAATGACCCACATGACTATTATTGCAATCCTGGCAGGCCATTCGAGGGTCGTGCCTATGAGGCTCTTGACCATTCCGAGGAGCGGTATCATGAGGAGCAGTGGCGCGATGTAGAGGATTATCGGCCTGTACCACTCGGGAACCTTCATCCAGGCCCCCTCGTGGAGCTCCTTCCAGAAGTTGTCGGGCTTGAAGAGGTACACTGCGACGATGATGTCGAAGAGCGCCAGCAGGGTCAGCTGGAAGCTCACCCATGCGTCAACCTGGTCCATGTAGCCGCTTATGTAGATGACCGGCAGTCCAGCAAGGAAGTATATCACCAGAACGACCCAAGTTCCAACGTTCCTCTTTATGCCGAGGTCCTCTTCGAGGAGGGCCACGACGTAGTTGTACATTGCAATCGCTGAGGTGAATCCTGCAAACCAGAGCAGGAGGAACCAGAGTGCACCGAAGAGCCTTCCCGCGTCTCCCATGCTGACGAAGGCGTTGGGCAGGCTGGTGTACGAGAAGCCGAGTCCGAAGGTGTTTCCAATTGCCTTGAGGCCTATGTCTTTGTGCTGGGTGAGGTACTGCATAATCTCGCCCCAGTGCTGGCTGAGGTAGCTGGAGATTGTGTCAACGTTTCCTGACTTGGCTATGTCTTGGGGAACTCCCATCTGTATGAGGAAGCTTGGAGCGTCCTTGAAGGCCTTGGCAACGAGGTCTGGAGAGACTATCTTGGTGAAGTAAGCGGTCGCGAGCGGTATTGCTATTGAACCACCGAGAACGACTTCCGCGAACTCGTTGAGCGAGACGGTGGCGATACCTGAGAGGGCAACGTCATCCTTGGGGCCGAGGTAGCTCGCGTAGTTCTGGATGATACCCATACCGAGAGAGAGTGTGAAGAATATCTGTCCCGTCGCCGCGAGCATGACCGCCGCGAAGTGCTCCTTCAGGTAGGTCCAGTTCGGGCTCCAGATGAACTTGAATCCGTCTATGGTGCTCCAGTTGGGGTCAACCGGCGAGCCAAGGACGAAGACGTAGCCGACCATTATGATGGCGAAGACGTAGAGGAGCGGCATCATGACCTTGACCCAGCGCTCGATACCCTTGCTGACACCCTGGCCGACCGCTATGGCCAGCAGTATAACGGTGATGCCCCAGAAGAGCATTACCTGCGTGTGGTTGGCTAGGTAGTTGCCGAAGAACTCACCGGTGTTCTTGCCGAAGTAGGCTCCGGTTATGCTGAACCAGGAGTACGCCGCCGACCAGCCGATGAGGTGCAGGTAGTAGCTGTTGAGGAGTATGGTCAGCGAGAACGCGAGCATACCGCTTATGACGCCCCACCAGAGGGCGCTTCTCGGCTTGAGACTCTCCCTGGCCATGAGGTAGTAGGTAGGTCCTAGGGTGCCGTGTCCATACTTGCCACCGTAGCGACCGGCGACCCACTCAATCCACATCACTGGGATACCGAGGAAGAACAGCGCTATGAAATACGGCACCATGAAGGCGCCGCCACCGTTCTGGGCGACCTGGGTTGGGAACCTCACGAAGTTACCAAGGCCAACGGCGTTTCCTGCCATGGCCAAAATTAAACCAATCTTGGTCGCCCATTGGTCCCTTCCCTGCTCCACTTTTAACCACCTCCAGTCGAGACTGTATTATACCAGGGGTAAATGCCCACCTCGGGGGCACTATGTATAAGAACCTTCATTGTATAAAAAGCTTTTTGAGGGCGTTTTTCGACGAAAGACGATTTACTCTTCCGTAAAATAACTCGAAATCGGCTCTTCGTCATTTTTTCAATTTTGCCGTTTCAAACAGGTATGTACTTGATTGATAGTCGAAGAACTTAAGACTTGTATTGTCATAGTGTCAACAATGTGGCCGGGGCAACTTTATATACTCCGGTCCTTACCCTCACCGCCCGATGATTGGAACGAGAGTGAGCTGACGGGATGATGACCGACTTCTCGCTGAGGGCTTTCGAACTTTTCTTCACCGTTGCACCTCAATGTTCACCAATGTTCATAAAATCTTGGATGCACATCCCTCTTTTTGGCTAAAAATTTCGGGAGCGCTTTTTATTTCTTCGAAAATTTGAGATGCTAACTTTTTGTTGCAAACTAAGCCTTCTCCTGCCTTCTTTGCCGAAAGGTTTATATATGCAAATGCCTAAGAGTACCTCGCAGATTACCGAAACTGAGGTGATAGAGATGGTCGAGATTGACCCGTTTGAGATGGCCGTTAAGCAGCTCGAAAGGGCTGCCCAGTTTATGGACATAAGTGAGGAGGCCCTTGAGTTCCTCAAGAAGCCCATGAGGATTCTGGAAGTTAGCATTCCCCTTGAGATGGACGACGGTTCTGTCAAGGTCTTCACCGGTTTCCGCGTTCAGTACAACTGGGCCCGCGGTCCGACCAAGGGTGGTATAAGGTGGCACCCGGCCGAGACCCTCAGCACCGTTAAGGCCCTCGCCGCCTGGATGACCTGGAAGACCGCCGTCGTTGACCTCCCGTACGGTGGCGGTAAGGGTGGTATCATCGTCAACCCGAAGGAGCTCTCCGACAGGGAGAAGGAGAGGCTCGCCCGCGGTTACATAAGGGCCATTTACGACATCATCAGCCCCTACACCGACATTCCGGCTCCTGACGTTTACACCAACCCGCAGATTATGGCCTGGATGATGGACGAGTACGAGGCCATCAGCAGGAGGAAGGTTCCGAGCTTCGGAATCATCACCGGTAAGCCACCCGGAGTCGGTGGTATCGTCGCGAGGATGGACGCCACCGCGAGGGGTGCCAGCTACACCGTCCGCGAGGCCGCGAAGGCCGTCGGATGGGACGACCTCAAGGGCAAGACCATCGCCATCCAGGGCTACGGTAACGCCGGCTACTACATGGCCAAGATAATGAGCGAGGAGTACGGCATGAAGGTCGTCGCCGTCAGCGACAGCAAGGGCGGTATCTACAACCCGGACGGACTCAACGCCGACGAGGTTCTCAAGTGGAAGAGGGAGCACGGCTCAGTTAAGGACTTCCCAGGAGCCCAGAACATCACCAACGAGGAGCTCCTTGAGCTCGAGGTCGACGTCCTCGCCCCGAGCGCCATCGAGGGAGTCATCACCAAGGACAACGCCGACAAGATTAAGGCCAAGATTGTCGCCGAGCTTGCCAACGGTCCGACCACCCCGGAGGCCGACGAGATACTCTACGAGAAGGGCGTCCTCGTCATACCGGACTTCCTCTGTAACGCCGGTGGTGTCACCGTCAGCTACTTCGAGTGGGTCCAGAACATAACCGGCGACTACTGGGACGTCGAGACCACCAGGGCCAAGCTCGACAAGAAGATGACCAAGGCCTTCTGGGACGTCTACAACACCCACAAGGAGAAGAACATCAACATGCGTGACGCCGCCTACGTCGTCGCCGTCCAGAGGGTCTACGACGCCATGAAGTGGCGCGGATGGGTCAAGAAGTGATTTCTTCTCCCTTCCTTTCCTTCTCAATTCTCCCGCCGGTTCTTGAAAGCAGGTTTGCTGGGATAAGAAGAGACTAAAAGAAGGTCAGCCTTTCGTCCAGTAGTCCTTCTCCTCGACCATCGCCCTTATCATCTCGTCCTCGTCCCTGAACATCGTCCGCCTCGATGGGTTCTGCATGCCGTAGAACTCCATGAACGGACTTGGACGCCTCTTGAAGGGGTAGTAGAGGTATATCGCCGCAAGCGTCCTGTATGCTTCTGCCATCTCGCTGACGACTCCCGCTGAAACGCCCTCGGCGTAGTGGTAGACCGCTATTGCTTTGCTGACATCGACAAGGTTGAAGTCCCTCTCAACGAGCTGTCTCCTCAGTATCTCCGTTGCCTGCTCTATGTCCTCCCTCTCAAGCTCGTCTACCTCGTTTCCATCGAGGAGGTGCTTTATCCTGATTTTCTTCACGTTCGGGTTCTTGGCGACCTGGTTGTCGTATTCAGCGACGACCCACCAGTCGTCCAGGGCACCGGGGTCGAGAACGGTAAAGTGCTCGCTCAGTTTGTCGTAGAAGCCCCTGACGCGGTGGTAGTACTCCTCCTCGTGGCCGGTCATCGGGTAGCTGAGGTAGACGAGGGGCTTCTCCTTCTCCCTGAACAGCAGGTCGAGGAAGACCTCCGGCGGGTGCCTTATGCCGAACTGGAGGACGTAGCGGACGTTTATTCCCTCCTTCTTGAGCTCGTGGACAAGGGTCTTCACGTGGTTTATGGCATCTTCACGCCACATGACGAGTGTGGTGAGCTTTATGTTGTTCGGGTCGTTGCCGAAGCGCTCGAACCACTCCGGGTCGTTGATTATCCTCCTCCTGACCGAGAGCACGTCGTCGAGGACGATGATGACCCTGTCAGGTTTGAGGAGCTTGAGGTTGCTGAGGGTAAATCCTATAACGCTCCCGCTCCCCCAGCGGAAGAGGCTCGGTGTCGAAACGAGGTGGAACCTTTTGTCGCTCTCGTCTATCTCCCGCCTTATTCTCTCGAAGGCCTCGTCGCGAATCTCGTTCATCAAGTCCTGGTGGTTTATTGCGAAGTCGAGGACGTTCTTGCGGGTTATCTTAACCCCCCTCTCCTTTCCGACCTCGCGGAGGTATTCGAAGACGTGGTAGTAGGCGTAGCTCTCCCCGTTGGCCTTTTCAAGGGCCTCGCTCAGGTATTCGTCGCGCCCGTTGAGGGGCGGGCCGGTTAGAAGGATTACCTCCTTTGCCATGACAACCACCCAAGGGAGTGGGGCGAAACCTTTAAATACTCTTTCTCTAAGCGGGGTTCAGAGGTTCTTCTATTCTAAAAACCAACTCCAGGGGTGTTGTAGTTGACTGAGAACCTAAAGGGAACCACTACCGTCGGCGTAGTTTGCAAGGACGGTGTAGTTTTAGCGGCAGACAGAAGGGCATCGCTCGGCAACATGGTGCTTTCTGAGGGCGTCACGAAGGTCTTCCAGATAGACGAGCACCTCGCCCTGGCAGGAGCTGGGAGCGTTGGCGATATACTGAGCCTCGTCAGACTTCTAAGAGCCGAGGCAAAGCTCTACCGCGCGAGGGTCGGCAGGGAGATGAGCGTCAGAGCCCTTGCAACCCTTACGTCGAACATCCTGCACGGAAACCGCTTCATGCCATACTTCGGCTGGTTTCTCATAGCCGGCTACGATGAGAAGCCGGGCCTCTACTCGATAGACATGGCCGGTGGCGTCACCGAGGATAAGTTCACCGCCGCCGGTTCCGGAATGGAGTTCGCCTTCTCAATCCTTGAGGAGAACTACCGCGATGACCTCTCACTGGAGGATGGAATAAGGCTCGCCCTGAAGGCGATAAAGGCTTCCACCCGCAGGGACGTTTTCACCGGGGGTGGGGTTACACTCGTGACGGTAACGGAGGACGGCTACCGCGAGTGGAGCGAGGAGGAGCTCAAAGCGCTGTTCTGAGGTGGTGGCGTTGATTCGGAGGGAAACCTACGTTGACGAGATACTCAAGGAGATTCGCGAGGTCATAGCCCAGATGGTTCCGCCGAACGCGAGGATAACCGACGTCGAGTTCGAGGGGCCGGAGCTCGTCATATACACCAAGAACCCGGAGGCGATAATGAAGGACGGCGACCTCATCAGGAACCTCGCGAAGGTTCTGAAGAAGAGGATAAGCGTCCGCCCCGACCCGGACATCCTGATTCCGCCCGAGAAGGCCGAGGAGATGATTAAGGAGCTCGTCCCGAAGGAGGCCGAGATAACGAACATAAGCTTCGACCCCTCCGTCGGCGAGGTTCTCATAGAGGCCAAGAAGCCCGGCCTCGTCATCGGAAAGAACGGCGAGACGCTTCGCCTGATTACTCAGAAAGTTCACTGGGCGCCGAGGGTTGTCAGGACTCCTCCGCTCCAGAGCCAGACGATTTACTCGATAAGGCAGATTCTCCAGACCGAGAGCAAGGACAGGAGGAAGTTCCTCAGGCAGGTCGGCAGGAACATCTACCGCAAGTCCGAGTACAAGAGCAGGTGGATTAGGATTACCGGCCTCGGAGGCTTCCGCGAGGTCGGAAGGAGCGCGCTCCTCGTCCAGACGGATGAGAGCTACGTCCTCGTTGACTTCGGCGTGAACATAGCCGCGATGAGGGACCCGCTCAAAGCGTTTCCGCACTTTGACGCCCCGGAGTTCCGCTACGTCCTCGACGAGGGCCTTCTCGATGCAATCATCATCACCCACGCCCACCTCGACCACAGCGGAATGTTGCCGTACCTCTTCCGCTACAAGCTCTTCGACGGGCCGATTTACACGACCCCGCCGACGAGGGACTTGATGACGCTCCTCCAGCAGGACTTCATCGAGATTCAGCACATGAACGGCGTCGAGCCCCTGTACAGGCCAAGGGACATAAAGGAGGTCATAAAGCACACCATAACCCTCGACTACGGCGAAGTCCGCGATATAGCCCCCGACATAAGGCTGACCCTCCACAACGCCGGTCACATACTCGGCTCGGCGATAGTTCACCTCCACATAGGCAACGGACTCCACAACATAGCCGTAACCGGAGACTTCAAGTTCATCCCGACCAGGCTCTTCGAGCCCGCTGTGAGCAGGTTCCCGCGCCTTGAGACCCTCGTCATGGAGTCCACCTACGGCGGAAGCAACGACTACCAGATGCCGAGGGAAGAGGCGGAGAAGAAGCTCATAGAGGTCATAAGAGAGACCATCAAGCGCGGTGGAAAAGTGCTCATTCCGGCGATGGCAGTCGGTAGGGCCCAGGAGATAATGATGGTTCTCGAGGAGTACGCGCGCGTCGGAGGGATAGAGGTTCCGATTTACCTCGACGGAATGATTTGGGAGGCAACGGCAATCCACACCGCCTATCCGGAGTACCTCAGCAAGAGCCTCCGCGAGCAGATATTCCACGAGGGATACAACCCGTTCCTCAACCCGATATTCAAGAGCGTCGCCAACTCGCGCGAGAGGCAGGACATCATAGACTCCGGAGAGCCGGCCATAATCATAGCCACCTCTGGCATGCTCGTCGGCGGACCGAGCGTCGAGTACTTCAAACAGCTCGCCCCAGACCCGAAGAACAGCATCATCTTCGTCAGCTACCAGGCCGAGGGAACCCTTGGAAGGCAGGTGCAGAGAGGTTTGCGCGAGATACCGCTCATCGGCGAGGACGGCAGGACAGAGGTCGTTCAGGTCAACATGGAGGTCCACACGATAGACGGCTTCTCCGGCCACGCGGACAGGAGGGAGCTCATAAGCTACGTCGCCCGCGTCAGGCCGAGGCCGGAAAGGATAATCACCGTCCACGGCGAGGCCCACAAGTGCCTCGACCTCAGCTCGAGCATCCACAGGAAGTTCGGCATCTCCACTAGGGCACCCAACAACCTCGACGCCATAAGGCTCAAGTGATGGGCTCGCTGAGCCCTTCCTCTTTTCGATAACGTTTTAAATCTCTCCCACAAGAGCCCCTTAGGTGGGAGGACGTGAAGATAGAGTACAAGTTCTCGTTCGCGGTTTACATATGGGGCATTATCACCGGGATAATCAGCGGACTGCTGGCTTACTACAACAGGAGCGCATGGATACTCGGCTTCCTGCTCTACTTCTTCGTGGACAAGTTCGTCATGGCGCTGATTAAGGAACTCCCGCCGGACGTTCCGGACGAGAGGGCGATACTCAGGAAGGCCTTCTGGGGCTGGCTGTTGTTCTGGCTCTACTTCACGATGCTCAGCTACTCGGTGGCCATCAACTTCCAGCCGGTCTGCTACTCCAACCAGAGCCTCCTCTATCAGGTCGTTCACAACGGAACGGCCGGGATTAAATGCGTGTTTAACGTGACCAACGTGACGGGGTGATTTCATGAACGTTGAGGAAATGAAAAAGGCCGTTGCCAAAGAGGCCCTCAACCTCATCGAGGACGAGATGGTCATTGGCCTCGGTACCGGCTCTACAACCGCCTACTTCATCCGCTACCTCGGGAAGCTCATCATGGAGGGTGAACTTGAGGAGGTCTACGGCGTCCCGACCTCATACCAGGCGAGGCTTTTGGCCCTTGAGGCAGGGGTTCCGGTTGTGAGCCTCGACGAAGTTGACGCGATAGACATAGCGGTTGACGGAGCGGACGAGGTTGACCCGCAGATGAACCTAATCAAGGGGCGCGGTGCCGCGTTGACCATGGAGAAAATCATCGAGTACAGGGCAGGAATGTTCGTCGTCCTCGTTGACGAGACCAAGCTCGTCGAGTGGCTCGGCCAGAAGATGCCCGTCCCAATAGAGGTTATCCCGGTCGCTTGGCGCGCAATCGCGGAGGAGATAGAGGTCTTCAACGCCACCGCCGAGCTGAGGATGGCCGAGAAGAAGGACGGGCCCGTCGTTACGGACAACGGCAACTTCATACTCGACGCCAAGTTCCACCGCATAGAGGACCCGCTTGACCTTGAGATAGAGCTC
This genomic interval carries:
- the rpiA gene encoding ribose-5-phosphate isomerase RpiA; the protein is MNVEEMKKAVAKEALNLIEDEMVIGLGTGSTTAYFIRYLGKLIMEGELEEVYGVPTSYQARLLALEAGVPVVSLDEVDAIDIAVDGADEVDPQMNLIKGRGAALTMEKIIEYRAGMFVVLVDETKLVEWLGQKMPVPIEVIPVAWRAIAEEIEVFNATAELRMAEKKDGPVVTDNGNFILDAKFHRIEDPLDLEIELNNIPGVVENGIFADIADLVLVGTKDGVKRMER